A region from the Alkalispirochaeta americana genome encodes:
- a CDS encoding ABC transporter ATP-binding protein has product MRIVDRTIVSVHDMHKRFGENKVLQGATISFPKGKITAIIGQSGTGKSVLIKTIIGVLTADRGQIFYEGEEITAAPPERRRLIRRNFGYLFQDSALFDSMNVYDNIAFPLVETLRMKDKRKIRTIVEEKLEWIGLPGIERKLPSELSGGMRKRVGLARTLALQPSVLLFDEPTTGLDPVLAESINDLIVRVNQEFGITCILITHDIQATFRISDYIGFLYDGVIQEQGVPADLVNTDHPVLKKFIDNSFSTPLEVEVTPCPDI; this is encoded by the coding sequence ATGAGAATAGTGGATAGAACGATCGTCTCGGTTCATGACATGCACAAGCGTTTCGGCGAGAACAAGGTCTTGCAAGGCGCTACCATCTCCTTCCCGAAGGGAAAGATCACTGCGATCATCGGCCAGAGCGGAACCGGCAAAAGCGTCCTCATCAAGACAATCATCGGAGTGCTCACCGCCGACCGGGGACAAATTTTCTACGAAGGTGAAGAGATCACCGCAGCCCCGCCGGAGCGGAGACGCTTGATCCGGCGAAACTTCGGGTACCTTTTCCAGGATTCGGCCCTTTTCGATTCCATGAATGTCTATGACAACATAGCCTTCCCCCTGGTGGAAACACTCCGCATGAAGGACAAGCGCAAGATACGCACTATCGTGGAGGAGAAGCTCGAGTGGATAGGGTTGCCCGGGATAGAGCGAAAATTGCCGTCGGAGCTTTCGGGGGGGATGCGCAAGCGTGTGGGGCTGGCCCGGACACTCGCGCTGCAACCATCGGTGCTTCTCTTTGATGAACCCACCACCGGCCTTGATCCGGTCCTTGCCGAGAGCATCAACGACCTTATTGTGCGGGTCAATCAGGAGTTTGGGATCACCTGCATCCTCATCACCCACGATATCCAGGCCACCTTTCGCATCTCCGATTACATAGGATTTCTCTACGACGGCGTTATTCAGGAGCAAGGCGTTCCCGCAGACCTTGTCAACACGGATCACCCCGTGCTAAAGAAGTTTATCGATAATTCCTTTTCCACACCCCTGGAGGTTGAGGTCACCCCATGTCCAGATATCTGA
- a CDS encoding MlaE family ABC transporter permease, translating into MQDPREDIREQNTPLVLLPIENLGRRVVQNLEELGRFYVFLGHTLRGLFMPPVRWRLYAEQMERIGVRSVAIIALSSAAIGMIFSLQMTMVMAMFQAEAMVGAAVGLTLARELAPVVTTLMLIAKNGSSMTAELGTMRVTEQIDAMETMSVDPIHYLVVPRLVASVIVFPILTGLANLVGILGAYLVAVEMLGVDPGGFVEQLYSLVNPIDVISGLIKAAVMGFMMSVICAYYGFYSAGGSKGVGESATRAVVASSVGILIADYIMADLMLQFLY; encoded by the coding sequence GTGCAGGACCCTCGTGAGGATATCCGGGAGCAGAACACGCCCCTGGTGTTGCTCCCGATAGAAAACCTGGGAAGACGGGTGGTTCAGAACCTGGAGGAGCTGGGCCGCTTCTATGTTTTCCTGGGGCACACGTTACGGGGGCTTTTCATGCCTCCTGTCCGGTGGCGTCTCTACGCAGAGCAAATGGAGCGGATCGGGGTTCGCTCTGTAGCTATCATTGCACTTTCAAGCGCTGCCATCGGTATGATCTTTTCCTTGCAAATGACCATGGTAATGGCCATGTTTCAGGCCGAGGCCATGGTTGGGGCCGCTGTGGGCCTTACTCTGGCCAGGGAGCTGGCGCCGGTTGTGACCACCCTGATGCTTATTGCAAAGAACGGTTCTTCCATGACCGCCGAGCTGGGAACGATGCGCGTGACCGAACAGATCGATGCTATGGAAACCATGTCGGTGGATCCAATCCACTACCTGGTGGTTCCCCGGCTCGTGGCCAGCGTTATCGTTTTTCCCATCCTTACCGGACTGGCGAACCTCGTGGGGATTCTGGGGGCCTACCTTGTGGCGGTGGAAATGCTGGGAGTTGATCCTGGGGGGTTTGTAGAACAGCTGTACTCCCTGGTAAATCCCATCGATGTGATTTCGGGGCTCATTAAGGCCGCTGTTATGGGCTTCATGATGAGCGTGATCTGCGCCTACTACGGGTTTTATTCCGCCGGTGGTTCCAAGGGGGTGGGCGAGTCTGCAACCCGGGCGGTGGTGGCCTCGTCGGTGGGTATTCTTATTGCCGATTACATTATGGCCGATCTCATGCTCCAGTTTCTCTATTAA